Proteins found in one Gammaproteobacteria bacterium genomic segment:
- the selD gene encoding selenide, water dikinase SelD: protein MQNSGSSIVKDLILIGGGHAHVSVLRRFGMKPIPGLRLTLITRDIHTPYSGMLPGYVAGHYEYDECHIDLGPLARFANARLYHDEVTGLDLNNKLIHVENRPPISYDLLSINSGSRPSVSDVPGADEYALVAKPIDIFLQRWQVLQQQVQESKGDFKIVIVGGGAGGVELALSVQLRLQTLLSSNQDDPNRLKFCLLTQGSGILSTHNAGVQKRFSRVLADRNIEVLLNHSVNQITQNYVSIENGKQVDADACIFVTNASSPSWPKASGLDVDSQGFISVNHYLQSTSHPDIFAVGDVASLINPRPKSGVFAVRQGPILTKNLISSATNKALKKYRPQKYFLGLISTGNKYAVASRGSLSWGGEWLWIVKDWIDRQFMDKFNQLPEMSNEDHVEFADGLADKNAIKELSTLAMRCGGCGAKVGSGILTRVMQRLPVYQRDDVLIGRDSPDDSAMLAVPAGKVMVQSIDYFRAFIDDAYLFGAIAANHALGDLYAMGAEPQSVLALATVPYGREKIVEESLYELLAGALKTLEPTGAVLVGGHSAEGAELAFGLTVNGLVDPEKVWRKQGLNPGDQLILTKPIGTGTLFAADMRRKAKGRWIDNAINTMLLSNQHAAQCFQKYHATSCTDVTGFGLLGHLVEMTRASKVDADICIDAVPVLDGARQTVAAGVLSSLQPQNLRLRRAIENLQQAAKHPDYPLIFDPQTAGGLLAGVPSEYTQQCIGELKQTGYPYACVVGEIRASSDADAPIKIIT from the coding sequence ATGCAAAATTCAGGGTCTTCTATTGTAAAGGATTTGATTCTTATTGGTGGTGGGCATGCTCATGTCTCAGTGCTGCGTAGATTTGGGATGAAACCAATTCCTGGTCTGCGTTTAACATTAATTACACGTGATATTCATACACCTTACTCTGGGATGTTGCCAGGTTATGTTGCAGGCCATTATGAGTATGATGAGTGCCACATTGATCTAGGGCCTTTAGCTCGATTTGCTAATGCGCGCTTATATCATGATGAAGTTACCGGTCTTGATCTTAATAATAAATTGATACATGTCGAGAACCGTCCACCAATATCATATGACTTGTTATCTATTAATTCGGGTTCTCGTCCATCCGTGAGTGATGTGCCAGGGGCTGATGAATATGCATTAGTAGCAAAGCCAATCGATATCTTTTTACAGCGCTGGCAAGTTCTTCAGCAACAAGTACAAGAAAGTAAGGGCGATTTTAAAATTGTTATCGTTGGAGGTGGTGCTGGAGGTGTGGAGCTCGCTTTGTCAGTTCAATTGCGATTGCAAACATTACTTTCATCTAATCAAGATGACCCAAATAGACTCAAATTTTGTTTGTTAACTCAAGGTTCTGGCATTTTATCAACGCACAATGCGGGAGTGCAAAAGCGATTTTCGAGAGTATTAGCTGACCGAAATATTGAAGTTTTGCTTAATCATTCAGTAAATCAGATAACACAGAACTATGTGAGCATAGAAAATGGTAAGCAGGTAGATGCAGATGCATGTATTTTTGTAACTAATGCTTCATCTCCTAGTTGGCCAAAGGCGTCTGGCCTAGACGTGGATTCTCAGGGGTTCATTAGCGTTAATCATTATCTGCAGTCCACTTCTCACCCTGATATTTTTGCTGTAGGTGATGTTGCCTCATTGATAAATCCTAGGCCAAAATCTGGGGTATTTGCTGTTAGACAAGGCCCGATTTTAACAAAAAATTTAATTTCATCGGCAACAAATAAAGCATTAAAAAAATATCGTCCACAGAAATATTTCTTAGGTTTGATAAGCACAGGAAATAAGTATGCGGTTGCTTCACGTGGTTCATTGTCATGGGGGGGTGAGTGGCTATGGATTGTTAAAGACTGGATTGATCGTCAGTTCATGGATAAGTTTAATCAGTTGCCTGAAATGTCTAATGAAGATCATGTGGAATTTGCTGATGGCTTAGCTGACAAAAATGCTATTAAAGAATTATCAACACTCGCAATGCGATGTGGTGGTTGCGGTGCAAAAGTAGGAAGTGGAATACTCACTAGAGTTATGCAGCGTTTACCCGTGTACCAGAGGGATGATGTACTAATTGGCCGTGATTCACCTGATGATTCTGCAATGCTTGCAGTTCCTGCCGGAAAAGTCATGGTGCAAAGTATTGATTACTTTAGAGCGTTTATTGATGATGCTTATTTATTTGGTGCGATTGCTGCTAATCATGCATTAGGTGATTTGTATGCTATGGGCGCAGAACCACAATCTGTTCTGGCGCTTGCAACAGTTCCTTATGGGCGTGAAAAAATAGTAGAGGAAAGTTTGTATGAATTGCTAGCCGGTGCTTTAAAAACACTGGAGCCTACTGGTGCAGTATTGGTGGGCGGTCATTCTGCTGAAGGAGCAGAACTCGCGTTTGGTTTAACTGTAAATGGTTTAGTGGACCCTGAAAAAGTCTGGCGTAAACAAGGACTCAACCCAGGTGATCAATTAATTCTAACCAAGCCTATTGGTACAGGGACATTGTTTGCTGCGGATATGAGGCGTAAGGCAAAAGGGCGGTGGATAGATAATGCAATTAATACTATGTTGTTATCAAATCAACATGCTGCTCAGTGCTTTCAAAAATATCATGCAACTTCTTGTACAGATGTTACAGGTTTTGGGTTGCTTGGGCATTTAGTTGAAATGACAAGAGCTTCTAAAGTTGATGCAGACATTTGCATTGATGCAGTTCCAGTTCTAGATGGAGCCAGACAAACAGTTGCTGCAGGTGTGTTATCTTCACTGCAGCCACAAAATTTAAGATTGCGTCGTGCTATAGAAAATTTACAACAAGCAGCAAAACATCCTGATTATCCTTTAATATTTGATCCTCAAACTGCCGGTGGACTATTAGCTGGAGTACCCTCAGAATATACACAGCAGTGTATCGGTGAGTTAAAGCAAACGGGTTACCCTTATGCATGTGTGGTTGGAGAAATAAGAGCCAGTAGCGATGCAGATGCCCCGATTAAAATTATCACATAA
- a CDS encoding transglycosylase SLT domain-containing protein — protein sequence MFRFILFFLFVTSSALSYADNFPKPVELERDVNFWVRVYTEIDTRGGFIHDSRNLSVVYSTVSLKGGPRANKRQIKKIKAKYASILKKLAQGKRNNLSRDEQKVLDMWGGEDVSNKRLGSAANNIRFQRGQSDRFYRGLERSGEWRTYINQTFLDLNMPVELAVLPHVESSFNPKAYSHVGAAGIWQFIRSTGRRYMQVDYLIDERMDPFISTKAAAKLLGHNYQLTKSWPLALTAYNHGVASMRRAINKLGTRDIATIVRKYKGRSFGFASRNFYVAFLAALEVDNNPEKYFGSINYAKPIEYELVKINSYLYAADIAKYLKINKSQLELHNRSLRGTIWSGAKRVPKNFWLRVPKELLSKSAKQLIAAIPVEHQYKVQTPDLFHHVVRGDTISEIANQYGFKVRDIMAANGMSSGHFIRAGQKLRLPVKDKSGAVVLAANPNTKKQVTEKSVPKIEAVKKLENKQTEIAAEEKQAVENGQAITIASVKMQQEQLDVSVVAEAEVDVEEEVSLFTDPADYTVREDMTIEVQASETLGHYADWLDLRASRLREINKLKFGRPVVVGNRLLLDFSDVSIQEFENRRIAFQKNLQEEFFAQYRIESTYQHKIKNGESLWVLALRQFKVPIWLLRQHNPDIDFNRMRAGIVIVVPKLIEVERNVVAPISAG from the coding sequence TTGTTTAGATTTATTCTATTCTTTTTATTCGTCACAAGCTCTGCGTTATCCTATGCAGATAATTTTCCAAAACCTGTCGAATTAGAAAGAGATGTTAATTTTTGGGTGCGTGTGTATACAGAAATTGATACGCGAGGTGGATTCATTCATGACTCCAGAAATCTATCTGTGGTCTATTCAACAGTAAGCTTGAAAGGTGGTCCACGCGCAAATAAAAGACAAATTAAAAAAATCAAAGCGAAATACGCTTCAATACTTAAAAAATTAGCTCAGGGTAAAAGAAATAATTTATCGAGAGATGAGCAGAAAGTACTGGATATGTGGGGTGGTGAGGATGTCTCTAATAAGCGTTTGGGTTCCGCTGCTAATAACATTAGATTCCAACGTGGTCAGTCTGATCGTTTTTATAGAGGTTTGGAGCGTTCTGGTGAGTGGCGAACTTATATAAATCAGACTTTTCTAGACCTGAATATGCCTGTGGAATTAGCTGTACTACCTCATGTGGAGTCATCTTTTAATCCTAAAGCATATTCGCATGTGGGTGCGGCCGGTATATGGCAATTTATTCGTTCAACTGGTCGACGTTATATGCAGGTTGATTATTTGATTGATGAACGAATGGATCCGTTTATTTCTACTAAGGCAGCTGCGAAATTACTTGGTCATAATTATCAGCTAACTAAGAGTTGGCCATTGGCTTTGACCGCATATAATCATGGAGTCGCCAGCATGCGTCGTGCCATTAATAAGCTTGGGACTAGAGATATTGCGACGATTGTCAGAAAGTATAAAGGGCGTTCATTTGGCTTTGCTTCTCGCAATTTTTATGTCGCTTTTCTAGCGGCTCTGGAAGTAGATAATAATCCAGAGAAGTATTTTGGTTCGATAAATTACGCTAAGCCGATAGAGTATGAGTTGGTAAAGATAAATAGTTACCTTTATGCAGCAGATATAGCTAAGTATTTAAAAATAAATAAATCGCAATTAGAACTTCATAATCGGTCGCTAAGAGGGACAATCTGGAGCGGTGCAAAACGTGTTCCTAAGAATTTTTGGTTGCGAGTACCTAAAGAACTGCTGTCTAAATCAGCTAAACAGCTGATCGCTGCAATTCCTGTTGAGCATCAGTATAAGGTGCAAACACCTGATTTGTTTCATCATGTGGTCCGAGGTGACACTATTTCCGAAATTGCAAATCAATATGGTTTTAAAGTTAGAGACATAATGGCTGCTAATGGAATGAGTAGCGGGCATTTTATTCGTGCAGGTCAGAAACTTCGTTTACCTGTAAAGGATAAATCTGGTGCAGTCGTGTTGGCAGCTAATCCAAATACTAAAAAGCAAGTTACAGAAAAGTCTGTGCCTAAGATTGAAGCAGTTAAAAAACTTGAAAATAAGCAAACAGAAATTGCTGCAGAAGAGAAGCAAGCAGTTGAAAATGGTCAAGCTATCACAATTGCGTCTGTGAAAATGCAACAAGAACAATTAGATGTCAGTGTTGTAGCGGAAGCAGAAGTTGATGTTGAAGAAGAGGTTTCACTGTTTACTGATCCTGCAGATTATACTGTTCGAGAAGATATGACAATTGAAGTTCAAGCATCTGAAACTTTGGGGCATTATGCGGATTGGTTGGATTTGCGAGCAAGTCGTTTGCGTGAGATTAATAAATTGAAATTTGGTAGGCCTGTGGTTGTGGGGAACCGTTTGTTACTAGATTTTAGTGATGTTTCCATTCAAGAATTTGAAAATAGACGTATTGCTTTTCAAAAGAATTTACAGGAAGAATTTTTTGCGCAATATCGTATTGAGTCGACCTACCAACATAAAATCAAAAATGGTGAATCTCTATGGGTATTAGCACTAAGGCAATTTAAAGTCCCAATTTGGTTGCTTCGTCAACATAATCCAGATATTGATTTTAATCGTATGCGAGCTGGTATCGTTATCGTTGTGCCAAAATTAATAGAAGTTGAACGCAATGTAGTCGCGCCGATAAGTGCTGGTTAA
- the acs gene encoding acetate--CoA ligase yields MSEDKLYPVPTSFSSSAHIDSAKYQSMYEQSITDPESFWATQADEFVSWFTKWDSVLDWDYHKGHIRWFEGATLNVSYNCIDRHLKTRANQTAIIWEGDDPNDDKSITYTELHAEVCKFSNALKSRGVKKGDRVCIYMPMVPEAAIAMLACTRIGAVHSVVFGGFSPDALRDRILDSDCRVVITADQGVRGGKTIPLKANTDQALQECPNVNTVVVIRRTGNETAWIENRDCWYHEITAAESNECAPEPMNAEDPLFILYTSGSTGKPKGVLHTTGGYLLYAAITHKYVFDYKDNEVYWCSADVGWVTGHTYILYGPLCNGAKTLMFEGVPNYPDGSRFWQVIDKHQVKSFYTAPTAIRALMALGDEFVEKTKRSSLRLLGTVGEPINPEAWKWYYYKIGNGNCPIVDTWWQTETGGHLITPIPGATDLKPGSATLPFFGVQAVILDDEGNELSGECQGNLAMKFPWPGQMRSVYGDHKRFIDTYFSQFPGYYFSGDGCRRDKDGYYWITGRVDDVLNISGHRLGTAEIESALVLHESVAESAVVGCSHDIKGQAIYCYVTTMVGIEPSEALKQELIDLVRKEIGPFAKPDFIQWAPGLPKTRSGKIMRRILRKVAANEIQDLGDTSTLADPSVVQDIIANRLNT; encoded by the coding sequence ATGTCTGAGGATAAACTATACCCTGTTCCTACATCATTTAGCTCTTCGGCGCACATTGATTCAGCAAAATATCAATCCATGTATGAACAATCTATTACTGACCCAGAAAGTTTTTGGGCCACGCAAGCAGACGAGTTCGTCAGCTGGTTCACGAAATGGGATTCAGTCTTAGACTGGGACTATCACAAAGGACATATACGTTGGTTTGAAGGAGCCACTCTTAATGTCTCCTATAATTGTATTGATCGTCATTTAAAAACTCGTGCGAATCAAACAGCCATTATTTGGGAAGGCGATGATCCCAATGATGATAAATCTATCACTTATACAGAGTTGCATGCTGAAGTATGTAAATTCTCTAATGCCTTAAAGTCACGTGGCGTAAAGAAAGGCGACCGTGTTTGCATCTATATGCCTATGGTTCCTGAAGCAGCAATCGCCATGCTTGCATGCACACGAATCGGTGCCGTTCATTCAGTTGTATTTGGTGGATTTTCTCCAGATGCTCTTCGCGACAGAATCTTAGATTCTGATTGCCGTGTTGTAATTACTGCCGACCAAGGAGTACGTGGCGGCAAAACCATTCCACTTAAAGCTAATACTGATCAAGCATTACAAGAATGCCCCAATGTAAATACTGTTGTAGTAATCAGGCGCACTGGCAATGAAACTGCTTGGATAGAAAATAGAGATTGTTGGTACCACGAAATTACCGCTGCTGAAAGCAATGAATGTGCACCAGAACCAATGAATGCTGAAGATCCATTATTCATTCTTTATACATCAGGCTCTACAGGAAAACCTAAAGGCGTATTACATACTACAGGCGGGTATCTATTATATGCAGCGATTACACATAAATACGTTTTTGATTATAAAGATAACGAAGTGTATTGGTGTAGCGCTGATGTTGGTTGGGTGACAGGACATACTTATATTTTATATGGGCCATTATGTAATGGTGCTAAGACACTGATGTTTGAAGGCGTGCCCAATTACCCTGATGGTAGTCGTTTCTGGCAAGTGATAGACAAACATCAAGTGAAATCATTTTATACCGCACCCACCGCAATTCGTGCATTAATGGCTCTTGGCGATGAATTTGTTGAAAAAACTAAGCGCAGCAGCTTACGTTTATTAGGCACAGTTGGAGAGCCGATCAATCCTGAAGCATGGAAATGGTATTACTACAAAATTGGCAACGGTAATTGCCCTATTGTTGATACATGGTGGCAGACTGAAACAGGTGGCCATTTAATAACGCCGATACCAGGCGCCACTGATCTTAAACCTGGTTCAGCCACATTACCTTTCTTTGGTGTTCAAGCCGTCATTCTTGATGATGAAGGTAATGAGCTAAGTGGAGAATGCCAAGGCAATTTAGCCATGAAATTTCCGTGGCCTGGTCAAATGAGATCAGTCTATGGTGATCACAAAAGATTTATTGACACATACTTTTCACAATTTCCAGGTTATTACTTTAGTGGTGACGGATGTCGTCGTGATAAAGACGGCTATTACTGGATTACTGGCCGCGTCGATGACGTACTAAATATTTCAGGACATCGTTTAGGGACTGCAGAGATAGAAAGTGCCTTAGTTTTACATGAGTCTGTGGCTGAATCGGCAGTAGTGGGCTGCTCACATGACATAAAAGGCCAGGCTATTTACTGCTACGTCACTACCATGGTTGGCATAGAACCAAGCGAAGCACTTAAGCAAGAATTAATAGACTTAGTCAGAAAAGAGATTGGGCCATTTGCAAAACCAGATTTTATTCAATGGGCACCAGGCTTACCTAAAACCCGCTCAGGCAAAATTATGCGTAGAATATTACGTAAAGTGGCTGCAAATGAGATACAAGACTTGGGCGATACATCTACATTAGCAGACCCTTCAGTGGTTCAAGACATTATCGCAAATCGATTAAATACTTAG
- a CDS encoding peroxiredoxin translates to MTKINIGDKVKNFQLHATGDKVIKLTDLKGSNVVLYFYPKDNTPGCTKETEDFRDSINKFNKLNTIILGISRDSIKSHENFKSKLNFDFDLLSDCEEKLCKQFDVIKKKNMYGKIVMGIERSTFLIDEKGVLRQEWRKVKVNGHVEEVIAAVKDL, encoded by the coding sequence ATGACCAAAATTAATATTGGGGATAAAGTTAAAAACTTCCAATTACATGCGACTGGCGATAAAGTAATCAAACTAACTGATCTCAAAGGTAGCAATGTTGTTCTTTATTTTTATCCAAAAGACAATACTCCTGGCTGTACTAAAGAAACGGAAGATTTCCGGGATTCTATAAATAAATTTAACAAACTTAATACAATAATTTTAGGCATTTCCAGAGACAGTATAAAATCACATGAAAACTTTAAGTCAAAGCTGAACTTCGATTTTGACCTACTATCAGATTGCGAAGAAAAGCTATGCAAACAATTTGATGTCATAAAGAAAAAAAACATGTACGGGAAAATAGTAATGGGCATTGAAAGAAGTACGTTTTTAATTGATGAAAAAGGTGTGCTAAGACAAGAATGGCGCAAAGTCAAAGTGAATGGCCATGTTGAAGAAGTAATTGCAGCCGTAAAGGATTTATGA
- the aat gene encoding leucyl/phenylalanyl-tRNA--protein transferase translates to MSDINLPWLDPNNQDAPFPPAESALKDPEGLVAAGGDLEPTRLLRAYHQGLFPWYEEGQPILWWSPNPRGILYPKDFIAHKSLIRKIKNNSWRISYNKAFLEVMKACAEPRNNSRSTWITQDMIQAYVKLYEIKQAHSLEVWDEENNLIGGVYGISIGTIFFGESMFSRMTDASKVALLYLSAYLDTWGYKVIDTQLPSPHLSSIGGSKMSRNNYLSLLSELTPKSCSRNAWLAEPEIDILGWIKHH, encoded by the coding sequence ATGAGTGATATTAATTTACCTTGGCTGGATCCTAATAATCAAGATGCCCCCTTCCCTCCTGCAGAATCAGCCTTAAAAGATCCTGAGGGTCTAGTAGCCGCTGGAGGAGACCTGGAGCCCACTAGACTTTTACGGGCATACCACCAAGGCTTATTTCCATGGTACGAAGAAGGCCAACCCATATTGTGGTGGTCTCCAAATCCGCGCGGTATATTATATCCCAAGGATTTTATTGCGCATAAAAGCTTGATACGCAAAATCAAAAATAATTCTTGGCGAATTTCTTATAACAAAGCATTTCTAGAAGTAATGAAGGCTTGCGCTGAACCACGTAACAACTCAAGAAGTACTTGGATTACACAAGACATGATTCAAGCCTATGTTAAATTATATGAAATTAAACAAGCACATTCACTTGAAGTATGGGATGAAGAAAACAATTTGATCGGCGGAGTGTACGGAATATCTATAGGCACAATATTTTTTGGAGAATCAATGTTTAGTAGAATGACTGATGCATCCAAAGTCGCCTTACTTTATTTGTCGGCTTATCTAGATACATGGGGCTACAAAGTCATTGACACTCAATTACCATCACCTCATTTAAGCTCTATAGGTGGAAGCAAAATGTCACGTAATAACTACTTGTCATTACTATCAGAATTAACTCCGAAATCATGCAGCAGAAATGCATGGCTTGCAGAACCAGAAATCGACATACTCGGTTGGATAAAGCACCATTAA
- a CDS encoding GNAT family N-acetyltransferase, which translates to MSNEDGKALELCFHPSINEIPAIEWNALSGTSDPFIRYEFLAALENHQCVGENFGWFPYHLSVRNSDKQLVGLCPIYIKTNSYGEFVFDWSWASAYEQAGLQYYPKMVCSVPYNPVTGARLLSNDASIKSVMVRQIIKVAEKLKMSGMHWLFTNNEDTQICSHNDLQLRLGCQYHWKNQNYSSFEDFLSTFVSRKRKKVKRERRMVDEQNIVIDIVQGNDASEQQIEIAQQFYEDTFDRKSGVPTLNINFFKEICQTMGHHVVYMFALLEKEYIACAITLRSDDALYGRFWGCKQEFNSLHFETCFYQGINYCIENKLQTFEPGAQGEHKITRGFLPTKTWSAHWINNKEFQEPIYTFCQREQNAMNNQCKELLSLSPYRLDT; encoded by the coding sequence ATGAGTAATGAAGATGGCAAAGCACTAGAGCTTTGCTTTCATCCTTCTATTAATGAAATTCCTGCTATAGAGTGGAATGCGCTTTCTGGAACCTCAGACCCGTTTATTCGTTATGAATTCTTAGCTGCACTCGAAAATCATCAGTGCGTAGGTGAAAATTTTGGCTGGTTCCCTTATCACTTATCTGTTCGAAATTCTGATAAACAACTTGTTGGTTTATGCCCTATATATATAAAAACAAATTCTTATGGTGAATTTGTCTTTGATTGGTCATGGGCATCTGCCTATGAACAAGCAGGACTGCAGTATTATCCAAAAATGGTTTGCTCTGTGCCTTATAATCCTGTCACTGGTGCACGCTTACTCTCCAATGATGCCAGTATAAAATCAGTGATGGTTAGACAAATCATTAAAGTTGCTGAAAAACTAAAAATGAGTGGCATGCATTGGCTGTTCACTAACAATGAAGATACTCAAATCTGTAGTCACAATGACTTACAATTAAGACTAGGCTGTCAGTATCATTGGAAGAACCAAAATTATTCAAGCTTTGAGGACTTCTTATCAACTTTTGTTTCACGTAAACGTAAAAAAGTAAAACGAGAAAGACGCATGGTTGACGAACAAAATATAGTCATTGATATTGTTCAGGGAAATGATGCTAGTGAGCAGCAAATAGAGATTGCTCAACAATTTTATGAAGATACTTTTGATAGAAAATCTGGCGTGCCAACATTAAACATAAATTTCTTTAAAGAAATATGCCAGACCATGGGACATCATGTAGTTTATATGTTTGCGTTACTTGAAAAAGAATATATTGCCTGTGCTATTACGTTGCGTAGTGATGATGCTTTGTATGGACGATTTTGGGGCTGCAAACAAGAATTCAATAGCTTGCACTTTGAAACATGCTTCTACCAAGGAATTAATTATTGCATTGAAAACAAATTGCAAACATTTGAACCCGGCGCACAAGGCGAACATAAAATAACGCGTGGCTTCTTACCAACCAAGACATGGTCTGCACATTGGATTAACAATAAAGAGTTTCAGGAACCAATTTATACATTTTGCCAACGCGAACAAAATGCTATGAATAATCAATGCAAAGAATTACTTAGCTTATCACCATATCGATTAGATACGTAA